Proteins from a genomic interval of Spea bombifrons isolate aSpeBom1 chromosome 4, aSpeBom1.2.pri, whole genome shotgun sequence:
- the LOC128491076 gene encoding TRPM8 channel-associated factor homolog, protein MAFNEDYRSLVRGIACLDFTGNCVPCKLLLNGDSAFPILVTPAEDVLIAVSRYGKGRLVVLAHESYLMNPQFTGFLQNAVSWLSPSPGAVIGVHNSLEPLAKNLSASGWNVQTTPGLMQGLGVLCTTGYDDNQAKEIISFLHEGGGLLIGAEAWHWANSYSSDNVLQNFPGNKIVSVSGIYFTGKYGEKGTFSVSESIPWSPLYTDVNFSQDLEHLCQGVPQLDISGSSVPSELLLHGPLAFPVGLSNSNQCFFAATYYGRGRVVVGTHEGYLAKPELKTFMLNAISWLDIGRKGIIGVHQKQAKFAQILKQEGINCKISNLVPGLSVYCCDSYSDTEAASIQRFVAEGGGLLIAGHAWYWSYGKSGQNVLTNYPGNKILNKFRISILEKTVPQGIYKTLDPEGAASCYHFPKAFCKLQKDLESGAEIKPPLSSWMQKLRQDASRFMKLPASPLISSQQEKFACLVRGSVIPCVSKERPVTSNSKEALILCLAQDVCCLNLEDKQTLDDLSFQHQPSVTVHIDATNPGENAWRSTGLYLPPGKTAVILFPTSAVGQGLQVQVGCQTDDLSSADKFCRAPVVVNKMCVLGEKIKISCVWGGLLYIIVNAKIKLGMIPVTVYGAEPAATYIKGKTNLTCWRENIRNLRPPWAELIAENIILTVPSESIRSLDDPESLLSLWDTFMEAITELAATPKKCLRPERIVADVQISAGWMHSGYPIMCHMESAKALTDLKSIKKSGLWGAIHELGHNQQRGYWEFPPHTTEATCNLWSVYVHETVLGISRDQAHNCLQPNNRDDRIKTYLKNGALLQQWNVWTALETYLQLQEGFGWDPFKRVFSEYQTFSNVSKDKNEKMNLWVETFSRAVNRNLVPFFQAWGWHIEDKTRNKLSSLIEWENDPMKTYTAGIKA, encoded by the exons ATGGCATTTAATGAAGATTACCGTTCACTGGTTCGGGGTATCGCATGCCTGGATTTCACAGGAAACTGCGTACCCTGCAAATTGCTTCTTAATGGAGACTCCGCATTTCCTATTCTTGTGACTCCTGCAGAAGATGTTCTCATAGCTGTATCTCGGTATGGGAAGGGTAGACTGGTGGTTTTGGCTCATGAGTCCTATTTGATGAACCCCCAGTTTACAGGCTTCTTGCAGAATGCAGTGTCCTGGCTAAGTCCATCCCCTGGAGCAGTAATTGGAGTCCACAACAGTTTGGAACCTCTGGCAAAGAATCTCTCTGCTTCAGGATGGAATGTGCAAACAACTCCTGGTCTCATGCAGGGTCTTGGAGTCCTATGCACTACTGGCTATGATGATAATCAAGCTAAGGAGATAATATCCTTTTTGCATGAAGGTGGAGGTCTGCTAATTGGAGCAGAGGCCTGGCACTGGGCAAACAGCTACAGCAGTGACAATGTTTTGCAAAATTTTCCTGGAAACAAAATAGTATCAGTGTCTGGTATTTACTTTACTGGTAAATATGGAGAGAAAGGAACATTTAGTGTTAGTGAAAGTATACCGTGGAGCCCATTGTACACAGA TGTCAACTTTTCCCAGGATTTGGAGCATCTTTGTCAAGGTGTGCCCCAGTTAGACATCAGCGGTTCAAGTGTCCCCTCAGAGCTTCTGCTTCATGGACCTTTGGCATTTCCAGTTGGATTGAGCAACAGCAATCAGTGTTTTTTTGCTGCTACATATTATGGAAGAGGACGTGTGGTTGTGGGGACACATGAAGGTTACCTAGCTAAACCAGAGCTAAAAACATTCATGCTGAATGCTATATCATGGCTGGACATAGGGAGAAAGGGAATTATTGGCGTTCATCAGAAGCAGGCTAAATTTGCTCAAATTCTGAAGCAAGAGGGTATCAATTGTAAAATATCGAACTTAGTTCCAGGCCTCAGTGTGTATTGTTGTGATTCATACAGTGACACTGAGGCAGCAAGCATCCAGCGGTTTGTAGCGGAGGGAGGAGGCCTCCTTATTGCCGGCCATGCATGGTATTGGTCTTATGGAAAGTCAGGACAAAATGTACTTACCAATTACCCAGGGAATAAAATTCTGAATAAGTTTCGAATTAGCATCCTTGAGAAGACTGTTCCTCAAGGTATCTATAAGACATTAGACCCTGAGGGTGCTGCAAGCTGCTATCACTTCCCCAAAGCATTTTGCAAACTGCAGAAGGACTTAGAAAGTGGGGCAGAAATAAAACCTCCTCTGAGCTCCTGGATGCAGAAGCTCAGACAAGATGCTTCCAGATTCATGAAGCTGCCAGCCAGCCCTCTCATTTCTTCCCAGCAGGAAAAGTTTGCTTGTCTTGTGCGGGGAAGTGTGATCCCCTGTGTTAGTAAAGAACGCCCAGTGACAAGTAACTCTAAAGAGGCTTTAATTCTTTGTTTGGCTCAGGATGTCTGCTGCCTGAATCTAGAGGACAAGCAGACACTGGACGACCTTTCTTTTCAGCATCAACCCTCAGTTACTGTGCATATAGATGCTACAAATCCAG GTGAGAATGCATGGAGAAGCACTGGACTTTATCTGCCTCCTGGAAAAACAGCAGTTATTTTGTTTCCAACATCAGCTGTTGGGCAAGGTCTTCAG GTGCAGGTTGGCTGTCAAACAGATGACCTAAGCTCTGCAGACAAGTTTTGTCGAGCCCCTGTGGTCGTGAACAAAATGTGTGTTCTTGGTGAGAAGATTAAGATATCTTGTGTTTGGGGTGGACTCCTGTACATCATTGTCAATGCTAAGATCAAGCTGGGAATGATCCCTGTTACAGTGTATGGAGCAGAACCAGCCGCAACATACATAAAAG GCAAGACCAACCTCACATGCTGGAGAGAAAACATCCGTAATCTCCGACCTCCATGGGCTGAGTTAATTGCGGAAAATATCATACTGACAGTACCGTCAGAGTCAATACGCTCATTAGATGACCCAGAATCTCTATTGTCCCTTTGGGATACTTTTATGGAAGCTATAACTGAGCTTGCAGCGACTCCTAAAAAGTGTTTGCGCCCTGAGAGAATTGTAGCAGATGTACAGATCTCAGCTG GTTGGATGCATTCTGGGTACCCCATCATGTGCCACATGGAATCTGCAAAGGCATTGACTGACCTTAAGAGCATCAAGAAATCAGGCCTATGGGGAGCCATACATGAGCTTGGTCATAATCAGCAGAGAGGTTATTGGGAGTTCCCCCCACATACCACAGAAGCCACATGTAACCTATGGTCTGTTTATGTACATGAGACCGTCCTGGGAATCTCACGAGATCAAGCTCATAATTGCCTACAGCCAAACAACAGGGACGATCGAATTAAGACATATTTGAAAAATGGAGCCCTCTTACAGCAGTGGAATGTGTGGACTGCACTGGAAACATATCTGCAG TTACAAGAGGGCTTTGGCTGGGACCCGTTTAAACGTGTTTTCTCAGAGTATCAAACTTTCTCGAATGTCAGCAAGGACAAAAATGAGAAGATGAATCTGTGGGTGGAGACATTCTCAAGAGCAGTGAATAGAAACCTCGTCCCGTTTTTCCAGGCCTGGGGATGGCATATTGAGGATAAAACCCGCAACAAACTGTCCTCCTTAATTGAGTGGGAGAATGATCCCATGAAGACGTACACAGCAGGAATCAAAGCATAA